A window of Rhizobium acidisoli contains these coding sequences:
- a CDS encoding ABC transporter ATP-binding protein: MNVNSSVSNSSVSIKDLSLNFGAVSVLKDLNLDINDGEFLVLLGSSGCGKSTLLNCIAGLLDASEGQIFIKGKNVTWEEPKDRGIGMVFQSYALYPQMTVEKNLSFGLRVAKVPQAEIDKRVARASEILQIQPLLKRKPAELSGGQRQRVAIGRALVRDVDVFLFDEPLSNLDAKLRSELRVEIKRLHQSLKNTMIYVTHDQIEALTLADRIAIMKSGIIQQLDDPTTIYNRPRNLFVAGFIGSPSMNFLRGELVKSGDGIAFSANGVIFSLAAYEASETLQPGRKVVLGVRPEHIKVNENVGGEEHDATVDIEEPMGADNLLWLKHAGHTMSVRVNGARRFNVGAKVKLSFDMTVASVFDAESELRL; the protein is encoded by the coding sequence ATGAACGTGAATTCAAGTGTCTCCAACTCAAGCGTTTCCATCAAGGATCTGTCGCTGAACTTCGGCGCGGTGAGCGTGCTGAAAGATCTCAACCTCGACATCAACGACGGCGAGTTCCTGGTACTGCTCGGCTCGTCCGGCTGCGGCAAGTCGACCTTGCTGAATTGCATCGCCGGCCTGCTCGATGCCTCTGAAGGGCAGATCTTCATCAAGGGCAAGAACGTCACCTGGGAAGAGCCGAAGGACCGCGGCATCGGCATGGTGTTCCAGTCCTATGCGCTCTATCCGCAGATGACCGTCGAGAAGAACCTGTCCTTCGGCCTTCGCGTTGCCAAGGTGCCGCAGGCCGAGATCGACAAGCGGGTGGCGCGTGCCTCCGAAATCCTGCAGATTCAGCCGCTGTTGAAGCGTAAGCCGGCCGAACTATCAGGCGGACAGCGCCAGCGCGTGGCGATCGGCCGGGCACTGGTGCGCGATGTCGACGTCTTCCTGTTCGACGAGCCGCTGTCCAACCTCGACGCCAAGCTGCGCTCGGAATTGCGCGTCGAAATCAAGCGCCTGCACCAGTCGCTGAAGAATACGATGATCTACGTCACCCATGACCAGATCGAGGCGCTGACGCTTGCCGACCGCATCGCGATCATGAAGAGCGGCATCATCCAGCAGCTCGACGATCCGACGACGATCTACAACAGGCCGCGCAATCTCTTCGTCGCCGGCTTCATCGGCTCGCCGTCGATGAATTTCCTGCGGGGCGAACTGGTCAAATCAGGCGACGGCATTGCCTTTTCCGCCAACGGCGTCATTTTCTCGCTCGCTGCCTACGAGGCCAGCGAGACGCTGCAGCCCGGCCGCAAGGTGGTGCTCGGCGTTCGCCCAGAGCATATCAAGGTCAACGAGAATGTCGGCGGCGAGGAACATGATGCCACCGTCGATATCGAGGAGCCGATGGGCGCGGACAATCTTCTGTGGCTGAAACATGCCGGTCACACGATGTCGGTACGCGTCAACGGCGCGCGCCGCTTCAACGTCGGAGCCAAGGTAAAGCTCAGCTTCGACATGACGGTGGCTTCGGTGTTCGATGCCGAGAGTGAGCTGCGTCTCTAG
- a CDS encoding beta-mannosidase yields MTQQTPPSNIDLSGSWQLASVDGEIRTAIMLPGDVHTALHRAGLIPDPYFGRNEEKVQWVAEREWAVERSFALPEVDGDWYLDIDYLDTVASVHVNGFLALEADNSFRRYRPDVSSMLKAADNVIRIVFASNIAVGAERQKKQPFYIPYSTGNSPIPDGNMLRKPQCHFGWDWNIAIAPFGLYGTIALKKLETARIEHVVTRQTHNFDGSVDLTVTATLYSKGPSIAQVYFDLDGERVRLDVGVHGETHVNHLFHIDNPRLWWPSGSGEQALYSLSVELPTDEVTKQIGLRTIELITTPDASGSRFAFKVNGREIFCRGANWIPADALFSLSSPEKTEDLLQSAVAANMNMIRVWGGGFYEQDHFYDLCDRLGLMVWQDFMFACNLYPSTEDFLDNVAIEVDYQVRRLSSHPSIALWCGDNELVGALTWFEESRKDRDRYLVSYDRLNRTIEQAVKKALPGALWWPSSPASGYLDFGDAWHADGSGDMHYWSVWHENKSFNNYRSVRPRFCSEFGFQSYTSLPVIKTYAEEKDMNVASPVMELHQKNAGGNERIAGTMFRYFRFPKDFPNFVYLSQIQQGLAIKTAVEYWRSLKPHCMGTIYWQLNDTWPVASWSSLDYGGRWKAMHYLVKRFFQPVAVAAIPSEDGKTIRFSLVNDTLEDISIDLSISALTMKGERLHLKDVQAVCSPDAAVTAASIDVSDIPADTLLAWHFTASNGMGGEGHYVNGTYKALELEPSGLTVAHEYVGESGAIDINVTARGLALFVMIETETDGKYSDNAFDLAAGESRRITFTPAHQLDRGALPEFRFYDLHSCQSAD; encoded by the coding sequence GTGACGCAACAAACGCCCCCCTCCAACATCGACCTTTCCGGTTCGTGGCAGCTCGCCTCCGTCGACGGCGAGATTCGCACTGCGATCATGCTGCCGGGCGACGTGCATACCGCGCTCCACCGGGCAGGGCTGATCCCCGATCCCTATTTCGGCCGCAACGAGGAAAAGGTGCAGTGGGTCGCCGAGCGTGAATGGGCGGTGGAGCGCAGCTTCGCGCTGCCGGAGGTCGATGGCGACTGGTATCTGGATATCGACTACCTCGACACGGTCGCCAGCGTCCATGTCAACGGCTTCCTGGCGCTCGAAGCCGATAACAGCTTCCGCCGCTACCGGCCCGATGTGTCCAGCATGTTGAAAGCGGCCGACAATGTCATCCGCATCGTCTTCGCCTCGAACATCGCGGTCGGGGCCGAGCGGCAGAAGAAGCAGCCCTTCTACATCCCATACAGCACGGGCAATTCGCCGATCCCGGATGGCAACATGCTGCGCAAGCCGCAATGCCATTTCGGCTGGGACTGGAATATCGCCATTGCGCCGTTCGGCCTTTACGGCACGATCGCGCTGAAGAAGCTCGAGACCGCGCGCATCGAACATGTCGTCACCCGCCAGACGCATAATTTCGACGGATCGGTCGATCTGACGGTGACGGCGACGCTCTATTCCAAGGGGCCGAGCATTGCCCAGGTCTATTTCGATCTCGATGGCGAGCGGGTGCGCCTCGATGTCGGCGTCCATGGCGAGACCCATGTCAACCATCTCTTCCATATCGACAATCCGCGCCTATGGTGGCCTTCCGGCAGCGGCGAGCAGGCGCTCTATAGCCTGTCCGTCGAATTGCCGACGGATGAGGTGACGAAGCAGATCGGTCTTCGCACCATCGAGCTGATCACCACCCCGGATGCATCAGGCAGCCGCTTCGCCTTCAAGGTCAATGGCCGTGAGATTTTCTGCCGCGGCGCCAACTGGATCCCGGCTGACGCGCTGTTTTCGCTGTCGTCGCCTGAAAAGACCGAGGATCTCCTGCAATCGGCCGTAGCCGCCAACATGAACATGATCCGCGTCTGGGGCGGCGGCTTTTACGAGCAGGATCATTTCTACGATTTATGCGACCGGCTGGGCCTGATGGTCTGGCAGGACTTCATGTTTGCCTGCAACCTCTATCCCTCGACCGAGGACTTCCTCGACAATGTCGCGATCGAGGTCGATTACCAGGTGCGCCGGCTTTCTTCGCATCCCTCGATTGCGCTCTGGTGCGGTGACAACGAACTTGTGGGAGCACTCACCTGGTTCGAGGAATCACGGAAGGATCGCGACCGCTATCTCGTCTCCTACGACCGCCTCAACCGGACGATCGAGCAGGCGGTGAAGAAGGCGCTGCCCGGCGCTCTCTGGTGGCCGTCGAGCCCCGCTTCGGGCTATCTCGATTTCGGCGATGCCTGGCATGCCGACGGCTCCGGCGACATGCATTACTGGTCGGTCTGGCACGAGAATAAGTCGTTCAACAATTACCGTTCGGTGCGGCCGCGCTTCTGCTCGGAATTCGGCTTCCAGTCCTATACCTCGCTGCCCGTCATCAAGACCTATGCCGAGGAGAAGGACATGAACGTTGCTTCCCCCGTCATGGAGCTGCACCAGAAGAATGCCGGCGGCAATGAGCGGATCGCCGGCACGATGTTCCGCTATTTCCGTTTCCCCAAGGATTTTCCGAACTTCGTCTATCTTTCCCAGATACAGCAGGGCCTCGCCATCAAGACGGCGGTGGAATATTGGCGGTCGCTCAAACCGCATTGCATGGGCACGATCTACTGGCAGCTCAACGACACATGGCCGGTCGCCTCGTGGTCGAGCCTCGACTATGGCGGCCGCTGGAAGGCGATGCATTATCTCGTCAAGCGCTTCTTCCAGCCGGTCGCGGTCGCGGCCATTCCTTCCGAGGACGGCAAGACGATCCGCTTCTCGCTGGTCAACGACACGCTTGAAGATATCAGCATCGATCTTTCCATCTCGGCTCTGACGATGAAGGGCGAACGCCTGCACCTGAAAGACGTGCAAGCCGTGTGCTCGCCGGATGCCGCGGTGACGGCTGCGAGCATCGACGTTTCCGACATCCCCGCCGACACGCTGCTTGCCTGGCATTTCACCGCGTCGAACGGCATGGGCGGCGAGGGGCATTATGTCAACGGCACCTATAAGGCGCTGGAATTGGAGCCGTCGGGCCTGACGGTCGCTCACGAATATGTCGGGGAGAGTGGTGCGATCGATATCAACGTCACCGCGAGGGGACTTGCGCTCTTCGTGATGATCGAGACCGAGACGGACGGCAAATATTCCGACAATGCCTTCGACCTTGCAGCCGGCGAGAGCCGCCGCATCACCTTTACCCCGGCACATCAGCTTGATCGCGGCGCCCTTCCGGAGTTCCGCTTCTACGACCTGCATTCCTGCCAATCGGCGGATTGA
- a CDS encoding carbohydrate ABC transporter permease, with the protein MADVGTLNTTVAGIDAVAPRLGEGPSGAKPRPALSSRNIMLYGTLTIAALYYLLPLYVMVVTSLKGMPEIRLGNIFSPPMEITFEPWVKAWAEACTGLNCDGLSRGFWNSVRITVPSVIISIAIASVNGYALANWRFKGSELFFSILIIGAFIPYQVMIYPIVIILREIGIYGTLTGLVIVHSIFGMPILTLLFRNYFVSLPEELFKAARVDGAGFWQIFLKIMLPMSLPIFVVAMILQVTGIWNDFLFGVVFTRPDTYPMTVQLNNIVNSVQGVKEYNVNMAATILTGLVPLIVYFVSGRLFVRGIAAGAVKG; encoded by the coding sequence GTGGCTGATGTAGGAACTCTCAACACCACCGTTGCCGGTATCGATGCCGTCGCACCGAGACTCGGCGAAGGCCCGAGCGGCGCGAAGCCGCGCCCGGCGCTGTCGTCGCGCAACATCATGCTCTACGGTACGCTGACGATCGCGGCGCTCTATTATCTGCTGCCGCTCTATGTGATGGTCGTCACCTCGCTGAAGGGCATGCCGGAAATCCGTCTCGGCAATATCTTCTCGCCACCGATGGAAATAACCTTCGAGCCCTGGGTGAAGGCCTGGGCGGAGGCCTGCACAGGCTTGAACTGCGACGGCCTGTCGCGCGGTTTCTGGAACTCGGTGCGCATCACCGTGCCGTCGGTCATCATCTCGATCGCCATTGCCTCGGTGAACGGTTATGCGCTGGCAAACTGGCGCTTCAAGGGATCAGAGCTGTTCTTCTCGATCCTCATCATCGGGGCGTTCATTCCCTATCAGGTGATGATCTATCCGATCGTCATCATCCTGCGTGAAATCGGCATCTACGGCACGCTGACGGGTCTCGTCATCGTGCATTCGATCTTCGGCATGCCGATCCTGACGCTGCTCTTCCGCAATTATTTCGTGTCGCTGCCGGAAGAATTGTTCAAGGCGGCGCGTGTCGACGGTGCGGGCTTCTGGCAGATCTTCCTGAAGATCATGCTGCCGATGTCGCTGCCGATCTTCGTCGTCGCGATGATCCTGCAGGTGACCGGCATCTGGAACGACTTCCTGTTCGGCGTGGTCTTCACCCGGCCGGATACCTATCCGATGACCGTGCAGCTCAACAACATCGTCAATTCCGTCCAGGGCGTGAAGGAATACAACGTCAACATGGCGGCAACGATCCTCACCGGTCTCGTGCCGCTCATCGTTTACTTCGTGTCGGGACGACTTTTCGTCCGCGGCATCGCCGCTGGCGCAGTGAAGGGTTGA
- a CDS encoding sugar phosphate isomerase/epimerase family protein, which yields MTKLSYQLYSARNFQPYSAIFEKLGKAGYAEVEGFGGIYADLDDAGLKSLRADLDKNGLVMATGHFSPDFLEKDVQKSLNIAKILGMDSIYAPHLAAEQRPSDAAGWVAFGKRLQEMSKPYKEAGYEFGWHNHDFEFVKLADGSLPIERLFEGAPDISWEADIAWVIRGNADPFAWIEKLGSRITAVHVKDIAPAGEAKDEDGWADVGHGKVEWGKLMAALRATKAKHFVVEHDNPKDIDRNISRSIASFQTY from the coding sequence ATGACGAAACTCAGCTACCAGCTCTACAGCGCCCGTAATTTCCAGCCTTATTCGGCGATTTTCGAAAAGCTCGGCAAGGCGGGTTATGCCGAAGTCGAAGGCTTCGGCGGCATTTATGCCGATCTCGACGATGCGGGGCTGAAGAGCCTTCGCGCCGATCTCGACAAGAACGGCCTGGTCATGGCGACCGGCCATTTCAGCCCGGATTTCCTGGAGAAGGACGTGCAGAAGTCGCTGAACATTGCCAAGATTCTCGGCATGGATTCGATCTATGCGCCGCATCTGGCCGCTGAGCAGCGCCCCTCCGACGCCGCCGGCTGGGTCGCCTTCGGCAAACGCCTGCAGGAGATGAGCAAGCCATACAAGGAAGCCGGCTACGAATTCGGCTGGCACAATCACGATTTCGAATTCGTCAAGCTGGCCGACGGCTCGCTGCCGATCGAGCGCCTCTTCGAGGGTGCGCCTGATATTTCCTGGGAAGCCGACATCGCCTGGGTCATTCGCGGCAATGCCGATCCTTTCGCCTGGATCGAGAAGCTTGGCTCGCGCATCACCGCGGTGCATGTCAAGGACATCGCGCCGGCAGGCGAGGCTAAGGACGAAGACGGCTGGGCCGATGTCGGCCACGGCAAGGTGGAATGGGGCAAACTGATGGCGGCCCTGCGCGCCACCAAGGCAAAGCACTTCGTTGTCGAACATGACAATCCCAAAGATATCGACCGCAACATCAGCCGTTCGATTG
- a CDS encoding carbohydrate ABC transporter permease: protein MTGQAQAGRPIKLLRNLNAKIASIPMILTALVIFVGGTFWTVFYSFTNSKLLPRLSFVGIDQYERLWAAPRWVTAIENLALYGVLSLVFSLVIGFMLAALMDQKIRFENTFRTIFLYPFALSFIVTGLVWQWVLNPDFGIQSVVRSMGWTSFTFNPLYTPEIVIYGILIAALWQGTGLVMCLMLAGLRGIDEDIWKAARVDGIPMWRTYLFIVIPMMRPVFITTIVIIASGIVKVYDLVVAQTSGGPGISSEVPAKYVYDYMFQAQNLGQGFAASTMMLVTVAIIIVPWAYLEFGGGRKRG, encoded by the coding sequence ATGACGGGTCAAGCGCAAGCAGGCCGGCCAATCAAGTTACTGCGCAATCTGAATGCCAAGATTGCGTCCATCCCGATGATCCTGACAGCGCTGGTGATCTTTGTCGGCGGCACGTTCTGGACGGTCTTTTATTCCTTCACCAATTCCAAGCTGCTTCCGCGGTTGAGCTTTGTCGGCATCGATCAGTACGAGCGACTCTGGGCGGCACCCCGCTGGGTGACGGCCATCGAGAACCTGGCTCTCTACGGCGTGCTCTCGCTGGTCTTCAGCCTGGTCATCGGTTTTATGCTCGCCGCGCTGATGGACCAGAAGATCCGTTTCGAAAACACATTCCGCACCATCTTCCTCTATCCCTTCGCGCTGTCCTTCATCGTGACGGGCCTCGTCTGGCAATGGGTTCTGAACCCCGATTTCGGCATTCAGTCAGTCGTGCGTTCGATGGGCTGGACGAGCTTCACCTTCAATCCGCTCTATACGCCTGAAATCGTCATCTACGGCATTCTGATCGCGGCGCTGTGGCAGGGAACGGGTCTCGTCATGTGCCTGATGCTGGCCGGCCTGCGCGGCATCGACGAAGACATCTGGAAGGCGGCGCGCGTCGACGGCATTCCGATGTGGAGGACCTATCTTTTCATCGTGATCCCGATGATGCGGCCGGTGTTCATTACGACGATCGTCATCATCGCCTCGGGTATCGTCAAGGTCTACGACCTCGTGGTGGCGCAGACATCGGGCGGGCCGGGCATTTCTTCGGAAGTGCCGGCGAAATATGTCTACGACTACATGTTCCAGGCGCAGAACCTGGGGCAGGGCTTTGCTGCCTCGACCATGATGCTCGTCACCGTCGCGATCATCATCGTTCCGTGGGCCTATCTTGAATTCGGCGGAGGGCGCAAGCGTGGCTGA